A window from Leptospira meyeri encodes these proteins:
- a CDS encoding TonB-dependent receptor — translation MKKLAQFIIIVAMFITNSITAQAVGSVKGTIIDSENGEAVFGATIVVRSEKKFAKTDFDGRYSLDLPPGTYDVEYQMYGYGPQKRTITIASGKSQNVNVTFGAQVLETIEVKDRAQNNTESALLALQRKTGTVSDGISQEAIKKSPDASAGDVVKRVTGITLIGGKYVFVRGLGERYSNTLLNEVLIPSTEPDKRVVPLDLFPANMIKNIRVMKTFAPEDPAEFSGGLVKIETQEYPDKLTMSLGLGVARNMNTTGYQFKTFDAGDFFGRPNSSTKRPDLVEKLPNEFVFEPGNRFGGLPQNLVNITAASFNQQWTPEEKKGPYDKNFNFSVGNTIQTTESGQRLGIFFGVTKSEEYRYREEKSTRYVPSFAGGIRTRETTFLNPIQQQETKIYNKETNFGTNLNLAYEFTKGQQIYLKTLYTVVSDTNVREAKGLNNIDNFEFISNTNTFTSRALFNTVLGGDHALQFGSMARPHKLEWNLAYAQANREEPNLTQQVWRRSQGSNLTDGYFRLLNNPDGTRFYSESRDIVRQANLKYTIPFEQWNGLKSDFKFGGMALERHKDFTFKEYGSKSNVGIRYPNDFWPVPGEITFIPTDYISSTANPLANKTFSERQIEPNAFDAMQKLQASFTQFDMPLFNKFRFVGGVRIEDSYQKVRTFRTRDSSSLSNLDYGCTVDNEDVRVALVRSNICTQTNNGIGELRKRDTLPSMNFVWDFHKDMNLRMGYTQTVTRPDLRELSPFGFTPYFGADRIFGNPNLRRTYIHNYDVRYEYYINNTDFVGVGGFFKEMSNPIEMIGQPVAGSISANFTYTNAKDAQIRGVEFDFRKEFFDKIRFETNLFFIKSQVQVIPWADLVLIKSGLVDSLNRSASYDPTNISRPLQGQSEYVYNLKFDYFITKNRNQIIGLYYNFFGDRIYAVGANGTPDAIEKGVGITDIVYTFKSDDRLDFKAAAKNIMDTRFRVYQTNQVTGEDELFYAYRMGVTFSVMATYKFF, via the coding sequence ATGAAGAAATTAGCGCAATTTATCATCATTGTTGCAATGTTTATTACAAACTCCATTACAGCCCAAGCAGTTGGATCTGTGAAAGGAACCATCATTGATTCCGAAAATGGTGAGGCGGTTTTTGGAGCCACTATTGTTGTTAGGTCTGAAAAGAAATTCGCAAAAACCGATTTTGATGGTAGATACTCATTGGATTTGCCACCTGGCACTTATGATGTCGAATACCAAATGTATGGATACGGACCTCAAAAAAGAACCATTACCATTGCATCTGGAAAATCTCAAAATGTAAACGTTACATTTGGTGCACAAGTACTTGAAACGATTGAAGTAAAGGATAGGGCTCAAAATAACACAGAGTCTGCTTTGTTAGCACTACAAAGAAAAACAGGTACCGTATCAGACGGAATCTCGCAAGAAGCCATTAAAAAGAGTCCAGATGCAAGTGCTGGTGACGTAGTTAAACGTGTAACAGGAATTACATTAATTGGAGGAAAATACGTTTTCGTTCGAGGATTAGGTGAAAGATATTCCAATACACTTTTAAACGAAGTATTAATTCCTTCAACTGAGCCAGATAAACGTGTCGTACCATTGGATTTATTTCCTGCAAATATGATCAAAAATATACGCGTCATGAAAACTTTTGCTCCCGAAGATCCAGCAGAGTTTTCAGGTGGTTTGGTTAAAATAGAGACACAAGAGTATCCAGACAAACTAACAATGTCGTTAGGACTTGGTGTAGCTAGGAATATGAATACCACAGGTTATCAATTCAAAACTTTTGATGCAGGTGATTTTTTTGGTCGGCCAAATAGTTCTACAAAACGTCCAGACTTAGTCGAAAAACTCCCCAACGAATTTGTATTTGAACCAGGTAACCGATTTGGTGGACTTCCTCAAAATTTAGTAAATATCACTGCTGCATCATTTAATCAGCAATGGACTCCAGAAGAGAAAAAAGGTCCTTACGATAAAAACTTCAATTTTTCAGTTGGGAATACAATTCAGACAACCGAATCTGGACAAAGGTTAGGAATTTTCTTTGGTGTTACTAAGAGCGAAGAATATAGATACAGAGAAGAAAAGTCCACACGGTATGTTCCAAGTTTTGCTGGTGGAATCAGAACTCGAGAAACAACCTTCCTCAATCCAATTCAGCAACAAGAAACAAAAATTTATAACAAGGAAACAAACTTTGGAACAAATCTAAATTTAGCTTACGAATTTACCAAAGGGCAACAAATTTACCTTAAGACATTATATACAGTCGTTTCCGATACAAACGTACGTGAAGCAAAAGGTCTTAACAATATCGACAACTTTGAGTTTATTTCCAATACGAATACCTTTACTTCGAGAGCACTTTTCAACACGGTACTTGGTGGTGATCATGCCTTACAATTTGGATCGATGGCAAGACCACATAAACTCGAATGGAACTTAGCTTATGCTCAAGCAAATCGAGAGGAACCGAATTTAACCCAACAAGTTTGGAGAAGATCACAAGGCTCTAACCTAACAGATGGGTATTTTCGATTACTAAACAATCCAGATGGAACTAGATTTTATTCTGAATCTCGCGATATCGTGAGACAAGCTAACTTGAAGTATACGATTCCTTTTGAGCAGTGGAATGGACTGAAGTCAGATTTTAAATTCGGTGGTATGGCTCTCGAAAGACACAAAGATTTTACCTTTAAAGAGTATGGAAGTAAAAGTAATGTGGGTATTCGGTATCCGAATGATTTTTGGCCGGTTCCAGGTGAAATCACTTTCATTCCGACAGACTATATTTCTTCAACTGCCAATCCATTAGCCAATAAAACTTTTTCAGAACGTCAAATTGAACCAAATGCTTTTGATGCAATGCAAAAGTTACAAGCTTCATTTACGCAATTTGATATGCCACTATTCAATAAATTTCGATTTGTTGGTGGTGTAAGAATAGAAGATTCTTATCAGAAAGTAAGGACATTTAGAACACGTGATAGTAGTTCTTTGTCAAACCTTGACTACGGTTGTACTGTCGATAATGAAGATGTTCGAGTTGCATTAGTAAGATCAAATATTTGTACTCAAACTAACAATGGTATTGGAGAACTCAGAAAGAGGGATACATTACCTTCCATGAACTTTGTTTGGGATTTTCATAAAGATATGAATTTAAGAATGGGTTATACACAAACTGTAACTCGACCTGATCTTAGAGAATTATCTCCATTCGGATTTACTCCATATTTTGGGGCAGATAGGATATTCGGAAATCCAAATTTAAGAAGAACTTATATTCATAATTATGATGTGAGATATGAATATTATATCAATAATACTGATTTTGTTGGAGTGGGTGGTTTCTTTAAAGAAATGTCAAATCCAATTGAGATGATTGGTCAGCCGGTTGCAGGGAGTATTTCAGCAAACTTTACTTATACGAATGCAAAAGATGCACAAATAAGAGGTGTTGAATTTGATTTTAGAAAAGAGTTCTTTGATAAAATTAGATTTGAAACAAATTTATTTTTTATCAAATCCCAAGTTCAAGTTATACCTTGGGCAGATTTGGTATTAATAAAGTCTGGACTCGTTGACTCTCTAAATAGAAGTGCAAGTTACGATCCAACGAATATTTCTCGTCCACTCCAAGGTCAGTCAGAATACGTTTATAATCTAAAGTTTGACTATTTCATTACTAAAAACAGAAATCAAATCATTGGATTATATTATAACTTCTTCGGTGATCGTATTTATGCGGTAGGAGCTAACGGAACACCTGATGCAATCGAAAAAGGCGTTGGTATAACCGATATTGTTTATACTTTTAAGAGTGATGATAGGTTAGACTTTAAAGCAGCGGCAAAGAATATTATGGATACGAGGTTTAGAGTTTATCAAACAAATCAAGTCACAGGAGAAGATGAACTATTCTATGCTTATAGAATGGGCGTGACTTTTTCGGTTATGGCAACGTATAAATTCTTCTAA
- a CDS encoding SPFH domain-containing protein yields the protein MPWNSVYVYSVQWSSYQEKVEVLTRDDLTITVSATIIIRPIQNEIYDLEMEIGREVGIGCNPRLRGDWWKLNK from the coding sequence ATGCCTTGGAATAGTGTTTATGTTTACTCGGTTCAATGGAGTAGCTACCAAGAGAAGGTTGAGGTCCTGACTCGCGATGATTTAACAATCACTGTGAGTGCGACGATCATTATCCGACCGATCCAAAATGAAATCTATGATCTGGAAATGGAAATAGGACGGGAAGTAGGGATTGGGTGTAATCCCCGCTTACGCGGGGATTGGTGGAAGTTGAATAAATGA